From Candidatus Omnitrophota bacterium, one genomic window encodes:
- a CDS encoding ATP-binding cassette domain-containing protein: MISIFDGQLRLGGRVIFSGLSWRIGDKDRIGLVGPNGSGKTSILRVLVGEYSLEKGTVERSRSQRIGYLPQDGSELPDRSVSEVLMSAFDALNRMEAEMRDLVHIIQSTDAADPAHEKAMQRYGVLEDEFRHRGGYSREAEARKVHSGLGFKPADWDRPVQEFSGGWRMRVLLGKLLLEKPDILLLDEPTNHLDPDTLAWFEQYLLAGDSGLALVSHDRYFLDRMTTGIAEIEMGRFLTFKGNYSSYKKKKEELREQLLAQKRNQDREIAHLEAFVERFRAKNTKATQAQSRLKRLEKIERIEIETGPSIVSIPMPQVPRSGKEVLLLENLGHCYGDLRALHPVTAAIYRGDRIAVWGANGAGKSTLLSLMAQEMPPTEGTAAWGYNTLPAYFSQHHAELQSSQRSLIDELGSAAPPEMQTRLRDALAAFLFRGDDVFKCVSVCSGGEKSRLALAKLLIRPINVMILDEPLNHLDISTVEILEEALRRFEGTIIFVSHDRFFVDRLATQVWEMNQGRLQIYQGNYSDYEYAKRYREERAALDGAANSQDDASSANSRLVRKERKRLEAEERNRLGAKRREQKKKCETVEKEIHEVEAEIKEIEARMASGALVRNPTEMAKTSKRYKVLLKNKEKLYAQWDKMVEEIEVA, translated from the coding sequence ATGATTTCTATTTTCGACGGTCAGTTGCGTTTGGGCGGGCGAGTCATTTTTTCCGGCCTTTCCTGGCGCATAGGGGATAAAGATCGCATTGGCTTAGTCGGCCCCAACGGCTCCGGCAAGACCTCGATTTTGCGCGTTCTGGTGGGTGAATATTCGCTGGAAAAGGGAACTGTGGAGCGCTCCCGCAGCCAGCGCATCGGCTATCTTCCTCAAGACGGCTCGGAATTGCCCGACCGCAGCGTCTCCGAAGTGTTGATGAGCGCCTTCGATGCGTTGAACCGCATGGAAGCGGAGATGCGCGATCTCGTTCATATTATTCAATCTACCGACGCCGCCGATCCCGCTCATGAAAAAGCCATGCAGCGCTATGGCGTTTTGGAAGACGAATTCCGCCATCGCGGCGGCTATAGCCGCGAGGCGGAAGCGCGAAAGGTACACTCCGGCCTGGGCTTCAAACCGGCTGATTGGGACCGTCCGGTGCAGGAATTCAGCGGCGGCTGGCGCATGAGAGTTCTTCTGGGCAAGCTGCTGCTGGAGAAGCCCGACATCCTGCTTCTCGACGAACCGACTAACCATCTCGATCCCGATACGCTAGCGTGGTTCGAGCAATACCTTCTCGCGGGCGATTCCGGCCTGGCGCTTGTTAGCCACGACCGCTATTTTCTCGACCGCATGACGACGGGAATCGCTGAAATTGAGATGGGGCGATTTCTCACATTCAAAGGCAATTATTCCAGTTATAAAAAGAAAAAAGAGGAACTGCGCGAACAACTGCTGGCGCAGAAGCGCAACCAGGATCGAGAAATCGCCCACCTGGAAGCTTTTGTGGAGCGTTTCCGCGCCAAGAATACCAAGGCGACGCAGGCGCAATCCCGGCTCAAGCGTTTGGAAAAAATCGAACGCATCGAAATCGAGACCGGCCCCAGCATTGTATCTATTCCCATGCCCCAGGTTCCCCGCAGCGGCAAGGAAGTGTTGCTGTTGGAAAATCTGGGCCATTGCTACGGCGATCTCCGCGCGCTGCATCCCGTAACGGCGGCCATCTACCGGGGCGACCGCATCGCCGTTTGGGGCGCCAATGGCGCGGGCAAGAGCACGCTTCTTTCGTTGATGGCGCAGGAAATGCCGCCGACCGAGGGAACCGCCGCCTGGGGATACAATACTTTGCCAGCCTATTTTTCCCAGCATCACGCCGAGTTGCAGTCGTCGCAACGCTCGTTGATTGATGAACTCGGCTCCGCCGCGCCGCCGGAAATGCAGACGCGCCTGCGCGACGCGCTGGCCGCTTTTCTCTTTCGAGGCGACGACGTATTCAAATGCGTCTCCGTTTGCAGCGGCGGCGAAAAGAGCCGTCTGGCTCTCGCCAAACTTTTGATCCGCCCCATAAACGTCATGATCCTTGACGAACCGCTCAACCATCTTGACATTTCCACGGTGGAAATTCTGGAAGAGGCGCTGCGCCGCTTCGAGGGAACGATTATTTTCGTCTCCCACGACCGCTTCTTCGTCGACCGCCTGGCGACGCAGGTTTGGGAAATGAACCAAGGCCGCTTGCAGATTTACCAGGGGAATTATTCCGATTACGAATACGCCAAACGATACCGGGAAGAGCGCGCCGCCCTCGACGGCGCGGCTAATTCCCAAGACGACGCCTCGTCCGCCAATTCCCGCCTGGTCCGCAAAGAACGCAAGCGTCTGGAAGCGGAGGAGCGCAATCGCCTCGGCGCCAAGCGCCGCGAGCAGAAAAAAAAATGCGAAACGGTAGAAAAGGAAATTCATGAAGTGGAAGCGGAGATTAAGGAGATTGAAGCCCGCATGGCCTCCGGCGCTCTCGTTCGCAATCCCACGGAAATGGCGAAGACCAGTAAGCGTTATAAGGTTCTTCTCAAGAATAAAGAAAAACTCTACGCCCAGTGGGATAAAATGGTGGAAGAGATCGAAGTGGCATAA
- a CDS encoding isochorismatase family cysteine hydrolase produces the protein MIQKAIIVSDMLNDFVIDGAPLQVPGAQNIIPNIQREMEKARREGTPVFYLCDSHAPGDPELAVWPPHAMKGTRGAEIVEELAPREGDVVIEKTRYDGFYLTDLEEQLRARGVSELILTGVCTEICVHYTGASALMRGFKVTVPDDCVQGLSAENAKSALNMLMRVLQPMG, from the coding sequence ATGATCCAAAAAGCCATTATCGTCAGCGATATGTTGAACGACTTCGTCATAGACGGCGCTCCGTTGCAAGTTCCCGGCGCGCAGAATATCATCCCCAACATTCAGCGCGAGATGGAAAAAGCGCGGCGGGAAGGGACGCCGGTTTTTTACCTTTGCGACAGCCATGCGCCCGGCGATCCCGAACTGGCCGTCTGGCCGCCGCACGCCATGAAGGGAACGCGGGGAGCGGAGATCGTCGAGGAACTGGCGCCCCGCGAAGGCGATGTCGTCATCGAAAAGACGCGCTATGACGGATTTTATCTTACCGATCTGGAAGAACAGTTGCGCGCCAGAGGAGTATCGGAGTTGATCTTGACGGGCGTCTGCACGGAAATCTGCGTTCATTACACCGGCGCCTCCGCCTTGATGCGGGGATTCAAAGTGACGGTTCCTGATGATTGCGTACAAGGATTGAGCGCGGAGAATGCGAAATCGGCGTTGAATATGTTGATGCGGGTCTTGCAGCCGATGGGATGA